One stretch of Xiphophorus hellerii strain 12219 chromosome 21, Xiphophorus_hellerii-4.1, whole genome shotgun sequence DNA includes these proteins:
- the tecrl2a gene encoding very-long-chain enoyl-CoA reductase isoform X1 → MSRTTFFEGGEGDVYIIFQVEVLDATTKEQLCFLDKVDPHSTIGDIKSLFYKSYPQWYPARQALRLDTRGKSLRDDEVLQNLPVGTTATMYFKDLGPQLGWTTVFFAEYIGVLLTYLVFFFRVPYIYSHTYALTSSPHPVVKLACVCHTFHYVKRLMETIFVHRFSHGTMPLRTIVKNCAYYWGFSAWLAYYINHPLYTPPSYGELQVKYALFTFAMCEVGNLSIHMSLSNLRTEGFRVRRFPTPTKNPFTWLFFFVSCPNYTYEVGAWLSFTVMTQCLPVAIYTLFGFIQMTIWAKVKHRAYIREFKDYPTVRMAIIPLIL, encoded by the exons ATGAGCAGAACCACGTTCTTTGAG GGTGGTGAAGGTGATGTTTACATCATTTTCCAGGTGGAGGTCCTTGATGCCACGACAAAGGAGCAGCTTTGTTTTTTAGATAAG GTGGATCCTCACTCTACAATAGGAGATATTAAGAGTCTGTTTTACAAATCAT ATCCTCAGTGGTACCCAGCAAGACAGGCACTAAGACTTGATACCA GGGGAAAGTCACTCAGAGATGATGAGGTCTTACAAAACCTACCAGTGGGAACCACTGCCACCATGTACTTCAAAGATCTCGGGCCACAGTTAGGTTGGACAACA GTCTTTTTTGCTGAGTATATCGGAGTCCTGCTCACATACCTCGTCTTCTTTTTTCGAGTGCCATATATCTACTCTCACACATACGCCCTTACCTCCAGTCCCCATCCTGTTGTTAA ACTGGCCTGTGTCTGCCATACATTCCACTATGTGAAGAGGCTAATGGAGACCATCTTCGTGCATCGTTTCTCCCATGGGACAATGCCACTCAGGACGATAGTCAAA AACTGTGCCTATTACTGGGGTTTCTCTGCCTGGTTAGCCTACTACATTAACCACCCTCTTTATACACCTCCAT CATATGGAGAACTTCAAGTCAAGTACGCACTATTCACATTTGCG ATGTGTGAAGTGGGCAATCTCTCCATCCATATGAGTCTGAGTAACCTAAGAACAGAGG GGTTCAGAGTGAGAAGGTTTCCTACGCCAACCAAGAACCCCTTCacatggttgtttttctttgtgtcctGTCCAAATTATACTTATGAG GTTGGAGCTTGGTTGAGCTTCACAGTCATGACCCAGTGTCTTCCAG TGGCAATATACACTTTGTTCGGGTTCATTCAGATGACGATCTGGGCCAAAGTGAAGCACAGAGCCTACATACGAGAGTTCAAAGACTACCCAACTGTCCGGATGGCCATTATTCCCCTGATTCTTTGA
- the tecrl2a gene encoding very-long-chain enoyl-CoA reductase isoform X2, protein MSRTTFFEVEVLDATTKEQLCFLDKVDPHSTIGDIKSLFYKSYPQWYPARQALRLDTRGKSLRDDEVLQNLPVGTTATMYFKDLGPQLGWTTVFFAEYIGVLLTYLVFFFRVPYIYSHTYALTSSPHPVVKLACVCHTFHYVKRLMETIFVHRFSHGTMPLRTIVKNCAYYWGFSAWLAYYINHPLYTPPSYGELQVKYALFTFAMCEVGNLSIHMSLSNLRTEGFRVRRFPTPTKNPFTWLFFFVSCPNYTYEVGAWLSFTVMTQCLPVAIYTLFGFIQMTIWAKVKHRAYIREFKDYPTVRMAIIPLIL, encoded by the exons ATGAGCAGAACCACGTTCTTTGAG GTGGAGGTCCTTGATGCCACGACAAAGGAGCAGCTTTGTTTTTTAGATAAG GTGGATCCTCACTCTACAATAGGAGATATTAAGAGTCTGTTTTACAAATCAT ATCCTCAGTGGTACCCAGCAAGACAGGCACTAAGACTTGATACCA GGGGAAAGTCACTCAGAGATGATGAGGTCTTACAAAACCTACCAGTGGGAACCACTGCCACCATGTACTTCAAAGATCTCGGGCCACAGTTAGGTTGGACAACA GTCTTTTTTGCTGAGTATATCGGAGTCCTGCTCACATACCTCGTCTTCTTTTTTCGAGTGCCATATATCTACTCTCACACATACGCCCTTACCTCCAGTCCCCATCCTGTTGTTAA ACTGGCCTGTGTCTGCCATACATTCCACTATGTGAAGAGGCTAATGGAGACCATCTTCGTGCATCGTTTCTCCCATGGGACAATGCCACTCAGGACGATAGTCAAA AACTGTGCCTATTACTGGGGTTTCTCTGCCTGGTTAGCCTACTACATTAACCACCCTCTTTATACACCTCCAT CATATGGAGAACTTCAAGTCAAGTACGCACTATTCACATTTGCG ATGTGTGAAGTGGGCAATCTCTCCATCCATATGAGTCTGAGTAACCTAAGAACAGAGG GGTTCAGAGTGAGAAGGTTTCCTACGCCAACCAAGAACCCCTTCacatggttgtttttctttgtgtcctGTCCAAATTATACTTATGAG GTTGGAGCTTGGTTGAGCTTCACAGTCATGACCCAGTGTCTTCCAG TGGCAATATACACTTTGTTCGGGTTCATTCAGATGACGATCTGGGCCAAAGTGAAGCACAGAGCCTACATACGAGAGTTCAAAGACTACCCAACTGTCCGGATGGCCATTATTCCCCTGATTCTTTGA